A genome region from Sceloporus undulatus isolate JIND9_A2432 ecotype Alabama chromosome 1, SceUnd_v1.1, whole genome shotgun sequence includes the following:
- the LOC121919217 gene encoding T-box brain protein 1-like → MQLEPCLSPPSVLLSKKCLHLGGGGAAAYSPASGGSELALPEPPHPQPPHPLHAQRPHPPSDTANLERSCSPLKKLSLARGATTRMTTNQAQEEEEEEEEEEAGPFPGSKDPPGDAQQPTQPQQHQHQPQHHHHQQQQQLQQPQQQHQHRSKVPPVALDGGSGQERLRAAFDGADRCLLPPSPSSSGPPPPPLPPGAAAAAMFPYPGQHNPAAAAAFSLASPGRYMAHHHPVLSNGAYNSLLSGPSAAAAPQGYPGPPGYPYPQQYGPAAAAASPYQGSPFYQFPAAAAASGVQGGGGLVPGKAQVYLCNRPLWLKFHRHQTEMIITKQGRRMFPFLSFNISGLDPTAHYNIFVDVILADPNHWRFQGGKWVPCGKADTNVQGKPGRRLLSPSLLFFLFFLTSN, encoded by the exons ATGCAGCTGGAGCCTTGTCTGTCGCCTCCGTCGGTGCTGCTCTCCAAGAAATGCCTCCATCTGGGCGGCGGAGGGGCTGCTGCTTACTCTCCCGCGTCGGGCGGATCCGAGCTGGCCTTGCCCGAGCCTCCTCACCCTCAGCCCCCTCACCCCCTCCATGCCCAGCGCCCCCACCCTCCCAGTGACACCGCCAACCTGGAGAGGAGCTGCTCACCTCTGAAAAAACTCAGCCTCGCCAGGGGGGCCACCACGAGGATGACGACGAAtcaggcccaggaggaggaggaggaggaggaagaggaggaggcaggccctTTCCCTGGCTCCAAAGACCCGCCAGGGGACGCCCAGCAGCCGACGCAACCACAACAACACCAGCACCAaccacaacaccaccaccaccagcagcagcagcagctacagcagccacagcagcagcaccagcatcgCAGCAAAGTCCCGCCCGTCGCCTTGGACGGCGGCAGCGGCCAGGAAAGGCTCCGAGCCGCCTTCGATGGAGCGGACCGCTGcctgctccctccctctccttcctcctccgggcctcctcctcctcctcttcctcctggggctgctgctgctgccatgttCCCCTACCCGGGCCAGCACAACCCCGCGGCGGCGGCCGCCTTCTCCTTGGCCAGCCCTGGCCGCTACATGGCCCACCATCACCCGGTGCTGAGCAACGGCGCCTACAACAGCCTGCTCTCGGGGCCCTCGGCTGCCGCCGCCCCGCAGGGCTACCCGGGGCCCCCGGGCTACCCCTACCCGCAGCAGTAcggccccgccgccgccgccgcctcccccTACCAGGGCTCGCCCTTCTACCagttccccgccgccgccgccgcctctggAGTCCAAGGCGGAGGAGGGCTGGTCCCCGGCAAGGCCCAGGTCTACCTCTGCAACCGGCCCCTCTGGCTCAAGTTCCACCGGCACCAGACCGAGATGATCATTACCAAGCAAGGCAG GCGCATGTTCCCTTTCTTGAGCTTCAATATTTCTGGCCTGGATCCGACGGCCCACTACAACATTTTCGTGGATGTCATCCTGGCAGACCCCAACCACTGGCGCTTCCAGGGAGGCAAGTGGGTGCCTTGCGGCAAAGCCGACACCAACGTCCAAGGCAAGCCTGGTCGCCgccttctttccccttctctgctgttttttttgttctttctcacTTCTAATTAA